One part of the Leclercia sp. LSNIH1 genome encodes these proteins:
- a CDS encoding helix-turn-helix transcriptional regulator, with protein sequence MMKSEYAEQIELISGPLEAAMEALAGTLSANQEAVLHNLTTPECSIVKIINGHVSGRRKGDHLLSGPEKDKGFALLLGKNEGRKSLTVKDYKTVTASEKILNSASTIYYSDDGHPLMAFCINVDTSPYEHIRKSLDIIMATAPAETDAADLNLGGLVEQSIQEIIEKHTVTGKKIQKTQRLKIVAEMRDKGIFKMRGGVQHAAQALGVTRYTVYNDLEVMNEK encoded by the coding sequence ATGATGAAGTCAGAATATGCAGAACAGATTGAGCTAATTTCCGGGCCACTGGAAGCCGCCATGGAGGCGCTGGCGGGTACGCTCTCCGCCAATCAGGAAGCCGTTTTACACAATCTCACCACGCCCGAATGCTCGATTGTCAAAATCATTAACGGGCATGTCAGCGGCAGACGTAAAGGCGACCACCTGTTATCTGGCCCCGAGAAAGATAAGGGATTTGCCCTGTTGCTCGGTAAAAACGAGGGACGTAAGTCCTTGACGGTTAAAGATTATAAAACCGTGACCGCCTCGGAGAAGATCCTCAACAGCGCCTCCACCATCTACTACAGCGATGACGGCCATCCGCTGATGGCTTTCTGCATTAATGTCGACACCTCGCCGTATGAACACATTCGCAAAAGTCTCGACATCATCATGGCCACCGCGCCTGCCGAAACGGATGCAGCCGATCTCAACCTGGGTGGCCTTGTTGAGCAATCAATTCAGGAAATTATTGAAAAACATACCGTTACCGGAAAGAAAATTCAGAAAACGCAACGCCTTAAAATCGTTGCGGAGATGCGCGATAAAGGCATTTTTAAAATGAGGGGGGGCGTGCAACATGC
- a CDS encoding YcxB family protein: MEYSLSALERTKAGKLINDHKKEHLKPYGSLFLIHKAAVSVLAVAALFNFITLLQLSLQTAPDGDFLARAKMFSIALLVLFGVGLALFKLYDVVMNKVMQKQQQAEQEDEETLQKVKLNRFFIEIITNTASVKIYWEKVKESYRKGGFIFIHMRSDNCVVIPERVFASANEAADVFDFINAQIAQNR, translated from the coding sequence GTGGAATATTCATTATCAGCACTGGAACGTACTAAAGCGGGCAAGCTCATCAACGATCATAAAAAAGAACACCTCAAACCTTACGGTTCTCTTTTTCTCATTCATAAGGCTGCGGTCTCTGTTTTAGCGGTGGCGGCCTTATTTAATTTTATCACCCTGTTGCAGTTAAGCCTGCAAACTGCCCCCGACGGTGATTTTCTCGCCAGAGCAAAAATGTTCAGTATCGCGCTGCTCGTGCTGTTTGGCGTCGGGTTGGCGCTGTTCAAACTCTATGATGTAGTTATGAATAAGGTCATGCAAAAGCAGCAGCAGGCTGAGCAGGAAGACGAGGAGACTTTACAGAAAGTGAAGCTCAACCGCTTCTTTATTGAAATTATCACTAACACCGCCAGCGTTAAAATCTATTGGGAAAAAGTGAAGGAAAGCTACAGAAAAGGGGGTTTTATTTTTATCCATATGCGGAGTGATAATTGTGTGGTGATACCCGAGAGAGTATTTGCCTCAGCAAACGAAGCCGCGGACGTGTTTGACTTTATCAACGCGCAGATAGCGCAAAATAGATAA
- a CDS encoding AraC family transcriptional regulator encodes MTTQQQFSFATRPLVPFAHDYTHGETEPWHSHSCAQLLHTLSGVVRVETGQGIWIVPPGRGVWLPAGTQHRLLITGDVAARTLFIDPFARADLPSVCQVVQISTLLRELIVASLQLPESYAAGSRAERIYELILDEIRGIGVLPFNLPEPQAPALLALCRQIQAEPGTKWTTALAAKTLNISERTLLRHFRQQTGLAFSEWLRRARLMEALNRLAQGQSVLRVALDLGYESHSAFSAMFRRTLGVAPSDYFPPEALSGNAFSKA; translated from the coding sequence ATGACAACCCAACAGCAGTTCAGCTTTGCCACCCGCCCGCTGGTGCCTTTTGCCCATGATTACACCCATGGCGAAACGGAGCCCTGGCACAGCCATAGCTGCGCCCAGCTTCTGCATACCCTCAGCGGAGTGGTGCGGGTAGAGACCGGGCAGGGGATCTGGATTGTACCGCCGGGGCGAGGCGTCTGGCTGCCTGCCGGGACGCAGCACCGGCTGCTGATCACCGGTGACGTGGCGGCCCGGACGCTCTTTATCGATCCCTTCGCCCGGGCGGATTTACCCTCAGTCTGCCAGGTTGTGCAAATCTCCACCCTGCTGCGCGAGCTGATCGTCGCCTCGCTGCAACTGCCGGAAAGCTACGCCGCGGGCAGCCGGGCGGAGCGCATTTACGAGCTGATCCTCGATGAAATCAGGGGGATCGGCGTGCTGCCGTTTAACCTGCCGGAACCCCAGGCCCCCGCGCTGCTGGCCCTGTGCCGCCAGATCCAGGCCGAGCCGGGAACAAAATGGACGACGGCGCTGGCAGCAAAAACGCTCAATATTAGTGAACGCACCCTGCTGCGGCACTTTCGCCAGCAGACCGGGCTGGCCTTCAGCGAATGGTTGCGCCGGGCGCGGCTGATGGAGGCGCTGAACCGCCTCGCGCAGGGGCAATCGGTGCTACGGGTGGCGCTGGACCTCGGTTATGAGAGTCACAGCGCCTTTAGCGCCATGTTCCGCCGCACGCTCGGCGTGGCGCCGAGCGACTACTTCCCGCCCGAGGCGCTCTCCGGCAACGCATTCAGCAAAGCCTGA
- the leuA gene encoding 2-isopropylmalate synthase — protein MLRNPSQKYVAYAPISLPDRQWPDKRLTHAPRWLSTDLRDGNQALAEPMDIPRKLRFWEQLIKCGFKEIEVAFPSASETDFQFVRQLIEEQRIPDDVTIQVLTQARSDLIERTFASLDGAKRATVHLYNATAPLFRQLVFRQSQEEIVQLAVSATRQIRALCETNPQTRWTYEYSPETFCFTEPEFALHICEAVADVWEPSAERPMIVNLPATVEVNTPNVYADQIEYFCRHFSRRSEVCISVHPHNDRGSGVASAELALLAGADRVEGCLFGNGERTGNVCLVTLAMNLYSQGISPQLDFSDMKQVVELVEQCNQLPVHPRHPYAGKLAFTAFSGSHQDAIKKGFHAREQSLSPRWEMPYLPVDPEDIGCSYEAVIRVNSQSGKSGAAWMLEQNHGLALPRALQQDFSRHVQAHTDREGTEMTLSALWQLYRELYGPHQHAPRQLLDYRTESQADGGLLLWARVQTVDGIVILEGNGNGLLSAAASAIKASFHLAFAIEDYHEHTLGRCSESRSAAYIRCSFKQGASRWGTGIDNDVSRASLQALLNALPESASGGK, from the coding sequence ATGTTGCGCAACCCTTCGCAAAAGTACGTGGCCTATGCCCCCATTTCGTTACCCGACCGTCAGTGGCCTGATAAGAGGCTGACCCACGCCCCGCGCTGGCTCTCAACCGACCTGCGCGACGGCAACCAGGCGCTGGCCGAACCGATGGATATCCCCCGCAAGCTGCGCTTCTGGGAGCAGTTGATCAAATGCGGCTTCAAGGAGATTGAGGTGGCGTTCCCCTCCGCCTCCGAAACGGACTTCCAGTTTGTCCGCCAGCTGATTGAGGAGCAGCGCATCCCGGATGATGTCACCATTCAGGTGCTTACCCAGGCCCGCAGCGATCTGATTGAGCGCACCTTCGCTTCCCTCGACGGGGCAAAACGCGCCACGGTGCATCTCTATAACGCCACTGCGCCGCTGTTCCGCCAGCTGGTCTTTCGCCAGAGCCAGGAGGAGATTGTCCAGCTGGCGGTCAGCGCCACGCGGCAGATACGTGCGCTGTGCGAGACCAACCCGCAGACGCGCTGGACCTATGAGTATTCGCCGGAAACCTTCTGCTTTACCGAACCGGAGTTTGCCCTGCACATCTGCGAGGCGGTGGCGGATGTCTGGGAACCCTCTGCCGAACGGCCCATGATCGTCAACCTGCCTGCCACGGTGGAGGTCAACACCCCCAACGTCTATGCCGATCAGATCGAGTATTTCTGCCGCCACTTCTCCCGTCGGAGCGAGGTCTGCATCAGCGTCCATCCCCATAACGATCGCGGCAGCGGCGTTGCCAGCGCCGAGCTCGCCCTGCTGGCGGGTGCCGACCGGGTGGAAGGTTGCCTGTTCGGTAACGGGGAGCGCACCGGGAACGTCTGTCTGGTGACCCTGGCGATGAATCTCTACAGCCAGGGGATTTCGCCGCAGCTCGATTTCAGCGATATGAAGCAGGTGGTGGAACTTGTGGAACAGTGCAACCAGCTGCCGGTGCATCCCCGCCATCCTTACGCCGGTAAGCTGGCCTTTACCGCCTTCTCTGGCTCGCATCAGGATGCCATTAAAAAAGGGTTTCACGCCCGGGAACAGTCCCTCTCCCCGCGCTGGGAGATGCCCTATCTCCCGGTGGATCCGGAAGATATCGGCTGTAGCTATGAGGCGGTGATCCGCGTTAACAGTCAGTCCGGCAAAAGCGGCGCGGCGTGGATGCTGGAGCAAAATCATGGCCTGGCGCTGCCCCGGGCCCTGCAACAGGACTTTAGCCGCCACGTTCAGGCGCACACCGATCGGGAAGGTACCGAGATGACGCTAAGTGCGTTGTGGCAGCTTTATCGCGAGCTGTATGGGCCGCATCAGCACGCCCCACGGCAGCTGCTGGATTACCGAACCGAAAGCCAGGCCGACGGCGGGCTGCTGCTGTGGGCCCGCGTCCAGACCGTCGACGGGATTGTGATCCTGGAGGGGAACGGCAACGGCCTGCTCTCTGCCGCCGCCAGCGCGATAAAAGCCAGTTTTCATCTGGCCTTCGCCATTGAGGATTATCACGAGCATACCCTCGGCAGGTGCAGCGAAAGCCGCTCGGCGGCCTATATCCGCTGCAGCTTTAAGCAGGGAGCCAGCCGCTGGGGAACGGGCATCGACAACGATGTTTCCCGGGCGTCGCTTCAGGCTTTGCTGAATGCGTTGCCGGAGAGCGCCTCGGGCGGGAAGTAG
- a CDS encoding LysR substrate-binding domain-containing protein: MNKLPPTLDLDALRSFVTGIECGSFALAATHLCRSTSAVSAQLKKLEQQCGAELVMKKGRGLTLTRNGEIVMSYARRMLALNDEVQFALKGELLQAEIRIGMQEDFGESLMPGILGEFRRHHPGVRIVARVDRNRALLNAFDDHALDMVLLWQNESEPRKGRSIGQSQMVWIQPPEMEIRSLLARGEPLPLVMFDTPCLMRTHAIDCLNRAGIPWRVVFVSHSLSGIWAAVQAGLGVTLRTRIGMPASLRAAGSVLPTPGRLGITLEQHGSEAEPRAQALLAQLMEQALLGVK; this comes from the coding sequence ATGAACAAGCTCCCTCCGACGCTCGACCTCGATGCGCTGCGCAGTTTTGTCACCGGCATTGAGTGCGGCAGCTTTGCCCTGGCCGCCACCCATCTCTGCCGCTCCACCTCGGCGGTGAGCGCCCAGCTCAAAAAGCTGGAGCAGCAGTGCGGTGCAGAGCTGGTGATGAAAAAGGGCCGTGGCCTGACGCTGACCCGCAACGGAGAGATCGTCATGAGCTACGCCCGCCGCATGCTGGCGCTGAATGACGAGGTGCAGTTTGCGCTGAAAGGCGAGCTGCTGCAGGCGGAGATCCGCATCGGCATGCAGGAGGATTTTGGTGAGTCGCTGATGCCGGGCATTCTGGGCGAATTCAGACGCCACCATCCGGGAGTGCGGATCGTTGCCAGAGTGGATCGCAACCGGGCGCTGCTCAACGCCTTTGACGATCACGCCCTGGATATGGTGCTGCTGTGGCAGAACGAGAGCGAGCCACGCAAGGGACGGTCGATCGGCCAGAGCCAGATGGTGTGGATCCAGCCTCCGGAGATGGAGATCCGTTCCCTGCTTGCCCGGGGCGAGCCCCTGCCGCTGGTGATGTTCGACACCCCCTGCCTGATGCGCACCCACGCCATCGACTGCCTGAACCGGGCGGGCATCCCCTGGCGGGTGGTCTTTGTCAGCCACAGCCTGAGCGGGATCTGGGCGGCGGTGCAGGCCGGGCTCGGCGTGACGCTGCGGACCCGGATCGGGATGCCTGCCAGCCTGCGGGCGGCGGGAAGCGTGCTGCCCACGCCGGGCAGGCTGGGGATCACCCTCGAACAGCACGGCAGCGAGGCAGAACCACGGGCGCAGGCCCTGCTGGCGCAACTGATGGAGCAGGCTCTGCTCGGAGTGAAATAA
- a CDS encoding carboxymuconolactone decarboxylase family protein, with the protein MATSLTSETLSRVAPKLAELSKEVLFNDIWKRDALSPRDRSLITLGALTALGRVQQLPWHIDFAQQNGLTREEITEVFTHLAFYAGWPAAVSALGCLEEE; encoded by the coding sequence ATGGCCACATCCCTTACTTCTGAAACCCTGAGCCGCGTCGCGCCGAAACTGGCCGAGCTGAGCAAGGAGGTGCTGTTCAATGACATCTGGAAACGCGACGCGCTCTCCCCGCGGGATCGCAGCCTCATCACCCTGGGCGCGCTGACGGCGCTGGGGCGTGTACAGCAACTGCCCTGGCATATCGACTTTGCCCAGCAAAACGGCCTGACCCGGGAGGAAATTACCGAAGTGTTCACCCACCTGGCGTTCTACGCCGGCTGGCCTGCGGCGGTCTCCGCCCTCGGCTGCCTGGAAGAGGAGTAA
- a CDS encoding tautomerase family protein: protein MPFTRVSLRPGYSDAQIAQISDLLQQSLEAEFAVPPGDRFQIFEEIPATRHLFDRHYKSGGRSDKFIQFHILAGKPRTAAQKQNLCRRLCEELHRTLAIHPDDVMVMIQFNTA, encoded by the coding sequence ATGCCCTTTACACGTGTCTCCCTGCGGCCGGGGTACAGCGACGCGCAGATAGCGCAGATCTCCGACCTCCTCCAGCAGAGCCTGGAGGCAGAATTCGCGGTTCCGCCGGGGGACCGCTTCCAGATTTTTGAGGAGATCCCGGCCACGCGGCACCTGTTCGATCGCCACTATAAAAGCGGCGGGCGCAGCGACAAATTTATTCAGTTTCACATTCTGGCGGGCAAGCCCCGCACCGCTGCGCAAAAGCAAAATCTCTGCCGCAGGCTGTGTGAAGAGCTGCACAGGACGCTGGCTATTCACCCGGATGACGTCATGGTGATGATCCAGTTCAATACCGCCTAA
- a CDS encoding DUF4865 family protein, which produces MIVMQYRFTLPADYDMTIIDRRIAEHGAKLNGFPGLLFKAFLVARRDAAFSVENRYAPLYVWKSAAGMTQFLQSPGFRRLTEDFGWPQIDTWLALRLPAVAEVKSAAWLSIARETIPAHSDLSALQLHAPLCGWDVSRWQLLQVNFGETPQEGRENYRVAYVASEDIR; this is translated from the coding sequence ATGATCGTTATGCAATATCGCTTCACGCTGCCAGCCGACTACGATATGACCATTATTGATCGGCGTATTGCGGAGCATGGCGCGAAGCTGAACGGCTTTCCCGGCCTGCTGTTTAAGGCATTCCTTGTTGCCAGACGCGATGCCGCTTTTAGCGTGGAAAACCGCTATGCGCCGCTCTACGTCTGGAAGAGTGCCGCCGGGATGACGCAGTTTTTACAGAGCCCCGGTTTTCGCAGGTTGACGGAGGATTTTGGCTGGCCGCAGATCGACACCTGGCTGGCGCTGCGCCTGCCGGCTGTGGCTGAGGTGAAAAGTGCCGCCTGGCTATCGATTGCCCGCGAGACGATCCCCGCGCACAGCGACCTGTCGGCACTGCAACTGCATGCCCCGCTTTGCGGGTGGGATGTCAGCCGCTGGCAACTGTTGCAGGTAAATTTTGGCGAGACGCCGCAGGAGGGGAGGGAGAATTACCGGGTTGCGTATGTGGCGAGTGAGGACATACGTTAA
- a CDS encoding VOC family protein: MAVTAGVQHIGLAVSKLEESAAFFTNILGWEEVKRREDYPAIFVRDDALTITLWKTQTDEPITFNRKTNVGLHHLALRVENKVDLFRLVDLLKANQIEIEFEPTLIREGPSMHMMCYEPSGIRIEFYYPG; this comes from the coding sequence ATGGCTGTTACTGCTGGTGTGCAACATATCGGCTTAGCCGTATCTAAGCTTGAAGAAAGCGCTGCGTTTTTTACCAATATATTGGGCTGGGAGGAAGTGAAACGACGTGAAGATTATCCCGCTATCTTCGTAAGAGATGATGCGCTGACCATCACGCTATGGAAAACACAAACCGATGAGCCCATTACATTTAATCGTAAAACCAATGTCGGACTTCATCACTTAGCTTTACGGGTCGAAAATAAAGTGGATCTGTTCAGGCTTGTTGACCTGTTAAAGGCGAATCAGATTGAAATCGAATTTGAACCCACTTTAATCCGGGAGGGGCCATCAATGCATATGATGTGTTACGAACCGAGCGGCATCAGAATCGAATTCTATTATCCTGGATAG
- a CDS encoding alpha/beta fold hydrolase, whose amino-acid sequence MISSTTDLSAPATPVHYRYKQAGDVNVFYREAGDPASPVLLLLHGFAGSSFMFRDLFAQLADRYHLIAPDLPAFGFTEAPARGEYAYTFDQLAETIDRFTEALNLNRYALMVHDYGAPVGWRLALAHPERVTALISQNGNAYEEGLGEAWEPIQRYWREPTPENRHALREFPTPASIKWQYLEGVADQSLVSPDGYSLEGMQVLRPGNAEIQLDLLLDYASNVKMYPLFQHYFRQHQPPLLAVWGKHDPFFMAAGAEAWKRDLPDAEIRFYDTGHFALETHAREIGSDIRVFLDRHIRQTSSPMGDVSVG is encoded by the coding sequence ATGATCTCTTCCACTACGGATTTATCTGCTCCCGCTACGCCGGTGCATTACCGCTATAAACAGGCAGGTGATGTTAACGTTTTCTACCGTGAGGCCGGCGATCCGGCATCGCCTGTATTGTTGTTACTTCACGGCTTCGCGGGCTCATCATTTATGTTTCGGGATCTTTTTGCCCAGCTGGCGGATCGTTATCACTTAATCGCGCCAGATTTGCCGGCCTTCGGTTTTACCGAGGCGCCAGCGCGCGGTGAATACGCTTATACCTTTGACCAGCTCGCGGAAACCATTGACCGGTTTACCGAAGCACTTAATCTCAACCGCTATGCGCTGATGGTTCATGACTACGGTGCCCCTGTCGGATGGCGGCTGGCATTAGCCCATCCGGAGCGTGTGACAGCGCTTATTTCCCAGAATGGCAATGCCTACGAAGAGGGCCTGGGCGAGGCCTGGGAACCCATTCAGAGATACTGGCGCGAGCCCACGCCTGAAAACCGGCATGCGCTGCGTGAGTTTCCGACCCCGGCTTCAATCAAATGGCAATATCTGGAAGGTGTTGCCGATCAAAGCCTGGTTTCACCCGATGGTTATTCCCTTGAAGGAATGCAGGTATTACGGCCTGGTAATGCCGAGATTCAGCTTGACCTGTTACTGGATTACGCCTCAAACGTGAAGATGTATCCTCTGTTTCAGCACTATTTTCGTCAGCATCAGCCCCCCTTATTGGCCGTGTGGGGTAAACACGATCCCTTTTTCATGGCGGCGGGCGCTGAAGCCTGGAAACGCGATCTGCCAGACGCGGAAATCCGCTTCTACGACACGGGCCACTTTGCCCTTGAAACGCACGCCAGAGAGATAGGGTCTGATATTCGGGTCTTCCTTGACCGCCACATCCGCCAGACCTCTTCACCGATGGGTGATGTAAGCGTTGGCTAA
- a CDS encoding CGNR zinc finger domain-containing protein — MEFKPPSSQPLFLADNLALDFINSEYGTGDERHDCFEDDTRVIDWLVIAGLVPKGTKAPDGLVAEARQLRDAARAVVHAAMKSVAADLTVINHVLQAGRPETTLQWDKETQRYRITVRPEVLSPAGLLWPVADALVKLIADDKFEYVRQCEAHNCILLFHDLSKSHRRRWCSMATCGNRMKVAAFRNRKNS; from the coding sequence ATGGAATTTAAACCACCTTCTTCTCAGCCCCTCTTCCTGGCTGACAACCTTGCGCTGGATTTTATTAACAGTGAATACGGGACAGGGGATGAACGGCACGACTGTTTTGAAGACGATACCCGCGTCATCGACTGGCTGGTGATAGCGGGGCTTGTGCCGAAAGGTACTAAGGCACCTGATGGGCTCGTGGCGGAAGCCCGGCAGCTGCGCGATGCCGCCAGGGCAGTCGTGCATGCCGCGATGAAGTCCGTTGCGGCTGACCTGACGGTGATTAACCACGTACTCCAGGCGGGGCGTCCTGAGACGACTCTGCAGTGGGACAAAGAGACGCAGCGATACCGGATTACTGTTCGGCCGGAGGTGCTCAGCCCCGCAGGCCTGCTCTGGCCTGTTGCGGATGCGTTGGTGAAACTCATCGCTGACGATAAGTTTGAATACGTGCGGCAATGTGAAGCGCATAACTGTATTTTGCTGTTTCATGATTTGAGTAAATCCCATCGCCGCCGCTGGTGCAGTATGGCGACGTGCGGCAATCGCATGAAGGTAGCGGCATTCCGGAACAGGAAAAATTCGTAG
- a CDS encoding TetR/AcrR family transcriptional regulator, whose amino-acid sequence MNKNTTDTREKILASAEELIYQNGIHATGMDLLVKTSGVARKSIYRYFANKDEVAAAALNARDVRWMEWFRSECDKGDTPQERILNMFTVLKGWFESEGYRGCAFINTAGEVGDSADPIRQIARLHKQKILDYALELTGQLNIEHASALARQLLLLIEGAITVSRVMGEYSAADDAKDIAQLLLKQVS is encoded by the coding sequence ATGAACAAAAATACGACTGACACACGAGAAAAAATCCTCGCGTCCGCTGAAGAACTCATTTACCAGAACGGCATCCATGCCACCGGTATGGACCTTCTGGTGAAGACCTCAGGTGTGGCCCGGAAAAGCATCTATCGCTATTTCGCGAACAAAGACGAAGTGGCGGCTGCCGCGCTGAACGCGCGGGATGTCCGCTGGATGGAGTGGTTCAGGAGCGAGTGCGACAAAGGGGACACGCCGCAGGAACGTATCCTGAATATGTTCACCGTGCTTAAAGGCTGGTTTGAGTCGGAAGGATACCGCGGGTGTGCATTCATCAATACCGCCGGGGAAGTGGGGGACAGTGCCGATCCCATCCGGCAGATTGCCAGGCTGCATAAACAGAAAATACTGGATTACGCTCTTGAGCTAACCGGGCAACTGAATATTGAGCACGCTTCAGCCCTGGCAAGGCAATTGCTGTTATTGATTGAAGGCGCTATAACCGTATCACGCGTCATGGGCGAATACAGCGCCGCCGATGATGCAAAAGATATTGCTCAGTTATTACTGAAACAGGTCTCGTAA
- a CDS encoding nuclear transport factor 2 family protein produces MSDAQIRPPLPPFTLESAIEKVRLAEDGWNSRDAEKVALAYSLDTKWRNRAEFANNREEAKGFLERKWKKELEYRLIKELWAFGGNRIAVRYAYEWRDDSGNWFRSYGNENWEFGEDGLMQRRFACINDMPIKESERKFHWPLGRRPDDHPGLSELGL; encoded by the coding sequence ATGTCTGATGCACAAATTCGCCCTCCACTGCCTCCGTTTACGCTTGAATCAGCCATTGAAAAAGTCAGGCTTGCTGAAGATGGCTGGAATAGCCGCGACGCTGAAAAAGTCGCGCTGGCCTATTCTCTGGATACCAAATGGCGTAATCGCGCAGAATTTGCGAATAATCGCGAAGAAGCCAAAGGCTTCCTTGAGCGCAAATGGAAAAAAGAACTTGAGTATCGCCTGATTAAAGAATTATGGGCATTTGGCGGCAACCGCATTGCCGTCCGTTACGCTTATGAATGGCGCGATGATTCCGGTAACTGGTTCCGCTCTTATGGAAATGAGAACTGGGAATTTGGCGAAGATGGCCTGATGCAGCGCCGTTTCGCCTGTATCAACGATATGCCTATCAAGGAAAGCGAACGTAAATTCCACTGGCCGCTGGGGCGTCGTCCTGACGATCATCCGGGGTTATCGGAACTGGGTCTTTAA
- a CDS encoding winged helix-turn-helix transcriptional regulator — MKRTRLEESPCPVARSLDIIGDWWSLLIVRDALSGITRFGEFQKSLGIAKNMLATRLKLLVDEGILTLQPASDGSAWQEYVLTAKGRELQTVLLALSQWGNEHLFAEGDTGTVLVDARDRQPLRKLTMVASDGRELEPGEVVAKYPQTK, encoded by the coding sequence GTGAAACGTACCCGCCTCGAAGAGAGCCCCTGCCCTGTCGCCCGCTCGCTGGATATTATCGGCGACTGGTGGTCCCTGCTGATTGTGCGTGATGCCCTGAGCGGCATAACGCGTTTTGGTGAGTTTCAGAAAAGCCTCGGCATCGCCAAAAACATGCTGGCGACCCGACTAAAGCTACTGGTGGACGAAGGCATACTGACGCTGCAACCCGCCTCCGACGGCAGCGCCTGGCAGGAGTATGTGCTGACCGCAAAAGGCCGCGAGCTGCAAACCGTGCTGCTGGCGCTCTCCCAGTGGGGAAATGAACACCTGTTTGCCGAGGGGGATACCGGTACGGTGCTGGTGGACGCGCGGGATCGCCAGCCGCTACGCAAGCTCACGATGGTGGCGAGCGATGGGCGGGAGCTGGAGCCAGGTGAGGTGGTGGCGAAGTATCCGCAGACGAAATAA
- the agp gene encoding bifunctional glucose-1-phosphatase/inositol phosphatase produces MRKALIAVAVAGTIGLSGGVQAQTAPEGYQLEQVLIMSRHNLRAPLANNGSVLEQSTPEKWPEWDVPGGQLTTKGGVLEVYMGHYMREWLAEQGLVTAGECPAANSVYAYANSLQRTVATAQFFITGAFPGCDVPVHHQEQMGTMDPTFNPVITDNSPEFREKALQAMNKERQGMQLDESYKLLEQMTDYKQSPSCKEKQVCSLTDAKDTYSAEYQKEPGVSGPLKVGNSLVDAFTLQYYEGFPLDQVAWGEIKTDQQWRVLSQLKNGYQDSLFTSAEVARNVAKPLVKYIDNALVTDRTKAPKITVLVGHDSNIASLLKALDFKPYQLHGQYERTPIGGKIVFQRWHDKTGNRDLMKIEYVYQSTEQLRNAQVLTLEAPAQRVTLELNGCPVDANGFCPVESFNKVLNTAAQ; encoded by the coding sequence ATGAGAAAAGCACTAATCGCTGTCGCCGTGGCGGGCACCATCGGGCTCTCTGGCGGCGTTCAGGCGCAAACCGCGCCGGAAGGGTATCAGCTGGAACAGGTTCTAATCATGAGCCGTCATAACCTGCGTGCGCCGCTGGCCAATAACGGCAGCGTGCTGGAACAGTCGACCCCGGAAAAATGGCCAGAGTGGGATGTGCCTGGCGGGCAGCTCACCACCAAAGGTGGGGTGCTGGAAGTCTACATGGGGCACTACATGCGTGAATGGCTGGCAGAGCAGGGGCTGGTGACCGCCGGGGAGTGTCCGGCAGCGAACAGCGTCTATGCCTATGCCAACAGTCTGCAACGCACGGTGGCGACCGCGCAGTTCTTCATTACCGGCGCGTTCCCGGGGTGCGATGTGCCGGTGCACCATCAGGAACAGATGGGCACCATGGACCCCACGTTTAACCCGGTGATCACCGACAACTCCCCGGAATTCCGCGAAAAAGCGCTACAGGCGATGAACAAAGAACGTCAGGGGATGCAGCTTGACGAGAGCTACAAACTGCTGGAGCAGATGACCGACTACAAACAGTCTCCGTCCTGCAAAGAGAAACAGGTCTGCTCCCTGACGGACGCGAAAGACACCTACAGCGCCGAGTACCAGAAAGAGCCTGGGGTATCCGGTCCGCTGAAGGTGGGTAACTCGCTGGTGGACGCCTTCACGTTGCAGTATTACGAAGGCTTCCCGCTGGATCAGGTGGCGTGGGGCGAGATCAAAACCGACCAGCAGTGGCGGGTGCTCTCTCAGCTAAAAAATGGCTATCAGGATTCGCTTTTTACCTCGGCAGAGGTGGCGCGTAACGTGGCGAAACCGCTGGTGAAATATATCGATAACGCGCTGGTCACCGACCGGACGAAAGCGCCGAAAATCACCGTGCTGGTGGGGCATGACTCTAACATTGCCTCCCTGCTGAAGGCGCTGGATTTTAAACCCTATCAGCTGCACGGCCAGTATGAGCGCACACCCATTGGCGGCAAGATCGTCTTCCAGCGCTGGCACGACAAAACCGGCAATCGCGATCTGATGAAAATTGAGTATGTCTATCAGAGTACCGAGCAGCTGCGTAATGCCCAGGTGCTGACGTTAGAAGCCCCGGCCCAGCGCGTTACCCTGGAGCTGAACGGCTGTCCGGTGGATGCGAATGGATTCTGCCCGGTGGAGAGCTTTAATAAGGTATTGAATACCGCGGCGCAGTAA